One stretch of Chiroxiphia lanceolata isolate bChiLan1 chromosome 1, bChiLan1.pri, whole genome shotgun sequence DNA includes these proteins:
- the NOS3 gene encoding nitric oxide synthase, endothelial: MGNLPGVLPGAPRACPGLGLCSRPRGPAPEDPPGSGVSRAPPSPAPAHPAEPPRFARLKNWETGSISYDTLCATAGQELPCSGQRCLGSLVLPRPLPTPIPEGMRPPEELLELARDFITQYYVSLRRENSPAHTQRLREVAAEIEASGSYRLREPELAFGAKQAWRNAARCVGRIQWNKLQVFDARDCAGVGEMFSLLCSHIQFATNRGNIRSAITIFPPRAPGRGDFRIWNPQLIRYAGYRQPDGSVRGDPANVDITELCIQHGWTPGGGRFDVLPLLLQGPDESPELFPLPPELVLEVPLQHPTLEWFSELGLRWHALPAVANLLLEIGGLEFPAAPFNGWYMGTEIGSRNLCDRHRYNVLPEVAQRMGLDTGTSSSLWKDRAAVEVNVAVLHSFQVAQVTIVDHHAATESFVKHLAAEGRARGGCPADWAWIVPPLSGSLTPVFHQEMVNYQLRPTFRYQPDAWKVYVSKGTTVTRRKTFKEVANAVKISAKLMGQVMARRVKATILYATETGKSRTYAWNLCQLFRRAFDPKVLCMDEYDVVALEHETLVLVVTSTFGNGDPPECAESFSKALMEMTSPYTGTSQAEPPMSYKLRFNSVSQSDQLVASWKKKRRQLSNTDSAGTLGALRFAVFGLGSRAYPHFCAFARAVDTRLEELGGERVLPLGEGDELCAQEESFRTWARQVFQAACETFCVGDGPGGAEELFAPPQGWKRQRHRLVPQPQATETLAGLSHLHKRRVFPCSVLSVENLQSEESSRQTLLVRVGCEGQEGLRHLPGDHLGVFPANREELVRGVLERVEDPPPPEQPLELESRDGDPAGGSPPGPRWVVQPRLPPCTLAQALTFYLDVAAPPTPQFLQLLGSLARDPAERERLQRLAQDARLYEEWKWFRCPTLPEVLAEFPSVALPAALLLSQLPLLQPRYYSISSAPGAHPGEIHLTVAVVTYHSENGQGPLHYGVCSTWLARLQPGDTVPAFIRGAPSFRLPPAPDTPCILVGPGTGVAPFRSFWQHRLHLLHTEGVSLGPMVLVFGCRSSALDHIYCEEMEQAREQGALSQVLTAFSRQPGTPKTYVQDVLRAQLAAEVHQVLCQRGGHMYVCGDVTMATEVLQTVQHILAQEGDMTLGQAGDVISELRDKNRYHEDIFGLTFRTQEVALRIRSQSFSLQERRPPGPAP, from the exons ATGGGGAACCTGCCGGGGGTCCTGCCCGGGGCCCCCCGCGCCTGCCCCGGCCTCGGCCTCTGCTCGCGcccgcgcggccccgcgcccgaGGACCCTCCT GGCTCAGGGGTGTCCCgtgccccccccagcccggcgCCCGCTCACCCGGCGGAGCCCCCGCGCTTCGCCCGCCTGAAGAACTGGGAGACGGGGAGCATCAGCTACGACACGCTCTGTGCCACCGCGGGGCag gagctgccctgctcGGGGCAGCGCTGCCTGGGGTCCCTGGTGCTGCCGCGGCCGCTGCCCACCCCGATCCCCGAGGGGATGCGACCCCccgaggagctgctggagctggccCGGGACTTCATCACCCAGTACTACGTGTCCCTGCGGCG GGAGAACTCCCCGGCACACACGCAGCGGCTGCGCGAGGTGGCTGCGGAGATCGAGGCCTCGGGCTCGTACCGGCTGCGGGAGCCCGAGCTGGCCTTCGGGGCCAAGCAGGCCTGGCGGAACGCGGCGCGCTGCGTCGGCCGCATCCAGTGGAACAAGCTCCAG GTGTTCGACGCCCGGGACTGCGCAGGGGTGGGGGAGATGTtcagcctcctctgctcccacatcCAGTTCGCCACCAACCGCGGCAACATCCG GTCTGCCATCACCATCTTCCCGCCGCGGGCACCGGGACGGGGTGATTTCCGCATCTGGAACCCGCAGCTGATCCGCTACGCCGGGTACCGGCAGCCCGACGGCTCCGTGAGGGGCGACCCCGCCAACGTGGACATCACCGAG ctctgcatccAGCACGGCTGGACCCCCGGGGGGGGCCGCTTCGACgtgctgccgctgctgctgcagggccccGACGAGTCCCCCGAGCTCTTCCCGCTCCCCCCGGAGCTGGTCCTCGAGGTGCCGCTCCAGCACCCCAC GCTGGAGTGGTTCTCGGAGCTGGGGCTGCGCTGGCACGCGCTGCCAGCCGTGGCCAACCTGCTGCTGGAGATCGGGGGGCTCGAGTTCCCCGCGGCCCCGTTCAACGGCTGGTACATGGGCACCGAGATCGGCTCCCGCAACCTCTGCGACCGCCACCGCTACAACGTGCTGCCC GAGGTGGCCCAGCGCATGGGGCTGGACACGGGGACCAGCTCTTCCCTCTGGAAGGACCGGGCGGCCGTGGAGGTGAACGTGGCCGTGCTGCACAGCTTCCAG GTGGCCCAGGTGACCATCGTGGACCACCACGCGGCCACCGAGTCCTTCGTGAAGCACCTGGCAGCGgaggggcgggcgcggggggggtGTCCCGCGGACTGGGCCTGGATCGTGCCCCCCCTCTCGGGCAGCCTCACCCCCGTCTTCCACCAGGAGATGGTCAACTACCAGCTGCGGCCCACCTTCCGCTACCAG CCCGACGCCTGGAAGGTTTACGTGTCCAAAGGCACCACCGTCACACGGAGAAAGACCTTCAAGGAAGTGGCCAA TGCCGTCAAGATCTCGGCCAAGCTGATGGGACAGGTGATGGCGCGGAGGGTGAAGGCCACCATCCTCTACGCCACCGAGACTGGGAAATCCCGGACTTACGCTTGGAATCTGTGCCAGCTCTTCCGACGAGCGTTCGATCCCAAG GTGCTGTGCATGGACGAGTACGACGTGGTGGCCCTGGAGCACGAGACCCTGGTCCTGGTGGTCACCAGCACGTTTGGGAACGGGGACCCTCCGGAATGTGCCGAG AGCTTCTCCAAGGCACTGATGGAGATGACATCGCCGTACACCGGCACCTCCCAGGCGGAGCCGCCCAT gAGCTACAAGCTGCGGTTCAACAGCGTCTCCCAGTCCGACCAGCTCGTGGCCTCCTGGAAGAAGAAGCGGCGGCAGCTGAGCAACACGGACAGTGCCGGGACCCTGGGAGCCCTGCG gtTCGCGGTGTTCGGGTTGGGGTCCCGGGCGTACCCCCACTTCTGCGCCTTCGCACGGGCCGTGGACACgcggctggaggagctggggggggagcGGGTGCTGCCCCTGGGCGAGGGCGACGAGCTGTGTGCCCAGGAGGAGTCGTTCCGCACCTGGGCACGCCAGGTGTTCCAG GCTGCCTGTGAGACCTTCTGCGTGGGGGACGGGCCGGGGGGGGCCGAGGAGCTGTTTGCCCCCCCGCAGGGCTGGAAGCGCCAGAGGCACCGgctggtgccacagccccagGCCACCGAGACCCTGGCTG gACTGTCCCACCTGCACAAGCGCCGGGTGTTCCCCTGCTCAGTGCTGTCTGTGGAGAACCTGCAGAGTGAGGAGtccag cCGGCAGACGCTGCTGGTGCGGGTGGGCTGcgaggggcaggaggggctgcgGCACCTGCCCGGGGACCACCTGGGCGTGTTCCCCGCCAACCGCGAGGAGCTGGTGCGGGGGGTCCTGGAGCGCGTGGAGGACCCGCCGCCCCCCGAGCAGCCGCTGGAGCTGGAGAGCCGCGACGGGGACCCCGCGG GCGGGTCCCCCCCCGGACCACGCTGGGTGGTGCAGCCGCGGCTGCCCCCCTGCACCCTGGCCCAGGCCCTCACCTTCTACCTGGACGTGGCGGCCCCCCCGACCCCgcagttcctgcagctcctgggctcgCTGGCGCGGGACCCCGCGGAGCGGGAGCGGCTCCAGCGCCTGGCGCAG GACGCGCGGCTGTACGAGGAGTGGAAGTGGTTCCGGTGCCCGACGCTGCCGGAGGTGTTGGCCGAGTTCCCGTCCGTGGCTCTGCCGGCCGcgctgctgctctcccagctcccgCTGCTCCAGCCCCGCTACTATTCCATCAGCTCCGCGCCCGGCGCCCACCCGGGCGAGATCCACCTCACCGTGGCCGTCGTCACCTACCACAGCGAGA ACGGGCAGGGCCCTCTCCACTACGGCGTCTGCTCCACGTGGCTGGCGCGGCTGCAGCCGGGGGACACGGTGCCCGCCTTCATCCGGGG GGCCCCCTCGTTCCGGCTGCCGCCCGCCCCCGACACCCCCTGCATCCTCGTGGGACCCGGCACCGGCGTCGCGCCTTTCCGGAGCTTCTGGCAGCACCGGCTGCACCTCCTGCACACCGagg GTGTCTCCCTGGGCCCCATGGTGCTGGTGTTCGGGTGCCGCTCGTCTGCCCTGGACCACATCTACTGCGAGGAGATGGAGCAGGCGCGGGAGCAGGGGGCCCTCAGCCAGGTGCTCACGGCCTTCTCCCGCCAGCCCGGGACCCCCAAG ACCTACGTGCAGGACGTGCTGCGGGCACAGCTGGCAGCCGAGGTGCACCAGGTGCTGTGCCAGCGCGGGGGCCACATGTACGTGTGCGGGGACGTCACCATGGCCACCGAGGTGCTGCAGACCGTGCAGCACATCCTGGCCCAGGAGGGAGACATGAcgctggggcaggcaggggacGTCATCAGCGAGCTGAGG GACAAGAACCGCTACCACGAGGACATCTTCGGGCTGACGTTCCGCACGCAGGAGGTGGCCCTGCGCATCCGCAGCCAGtccttctccctgcaggagcGGCGCCCGCCGGGCCCGGCGCCCTGa